One Paracidovorax avenae ATCC 19860 genomic region harbors:
- the pncB gene encoding nicotinate phosphoribosyltransferase yields the protein MAPIIQSLLDTDLYKFTMWQALLHRHPQTQAEYRFVCRNAPAFPLAELLPQVNAELDALCALRFSPDELAYLGGLRYIKSDFVDFLRIFQFQRAFVEARAEGEQLSIVARGPQVHVMGFEIFVLAIVNELYFRRLGGGPDVLQEGRRRLAAKIARVQALAEEAPRAHPFEMFDFGLRRRYSAAWQREVVQTFATQASQWFKGTSNVLLARDLQLVPIGTMAHEYLQSYQALGVRLRDFQKAALEDWVQEYRGDLGIALTDTVGMDAFLADFDLYFAKLFDGLRHDSGDPVAWGEKALTHYARLRIDPHGKRLVFSDGLDVERALALHRHFGDRVQLGFGIGTQLSNDLGPRPLNIVMKIVRANGQPVAKLSDSPGKTLCDDETYLAYLRQVFSLPREP from the coding sequence ATGGCACCGATCATCCAGAGCCTGCTGGACACCGACCTCTACAAGTTCACGATGTGGCAGGCGCTGCTGCACCGCCATCCGCAAACGCAGGCCGAATACCGCTTCGTCTGCCGCAACGCACCGGCCTTCCCGCTCGCGGAACTGCTTCCGCAGGTCAACGCGGAACTCGACGCCCTGTGTGCCCTGCGCTTCTCCCCGGACGAACTGGCCTACCTCGGCGGGCTGCGCTACATCAAGAGCGACTTCGTGGATTTCCTGCGCATCTTCCAGTTCCAGCGCGCCTTCGTCGAGGCGCGGGCGGAAGGGGAGCAGTTGTCGATCGTAGCGCGCGGGCCGCAGGTCCATGTGATGGGCTTCGAGATCTTCGTGCTGGCCATCGTGAACGAGCTGTATTTCCGCCGGCTCGGCGGCGGGCCGGATGTGCTGCAGGAAGGCCGCCGCCGGCTGGCCGCGAAGATCGCGCGGGTGCAGGCACTGGCAGAGGAGGCGCCGCGCGCCCATCCGTTCGAGATGTTCGACTTCGGCCTGCGCCGGCGCTACAGCGCCGCCTGGCAGCGCGAGGTGGTGCAGACCTTCGCCACGCAGGCATCGCAATGGTTCAAGGGCACGTCGAACGTGCTGCTGGCCCGCGACCTGCAGCTGGTGCCCATCGGCACCATGGCCCATGAATACCTGCAGAGCTACCAGGCCCTGGGCGTGCGGCTGCGCGATTTCCAGAAGGCGGCGCTGGAGGACTGGGTGCAGGAATACCGCGGCGACCTCGGCATAGCGCTCACCGACACCGTCGGCATGGACGCCTTCCTCGCGGATTTCGACCTGTACTTCGCCAAGCTCTTCGACGGCCTGCGGCACGACTCGGGCGATCCGGTCGCATGGGGCGAGAAGGCCCTGACGCACTATGCGCGGCTGCGCATCGACCCGCACGGCAAGCGGCTGGTGTTCTCCGACGGACTCGACGTGGAGCGCGCCCTGGCGCTCCACCGCCACTTCGGCGACCGCGTGCAGCTGGGCTTCGGCATCGGCACGCAGCTCAGCAACGACCTAGGACCGCGCCCGCTCAACATCGTCATGAAGATCGTTCGTGCCAATGGCCAGCCGGTCGCGAAACTGTCCGACAGCCCGGGCAAGACGCTGTGCGACGATGAAACCTACCTCGCCTACCTGCGGCAGGTGTTCAGCCTGCCGCGCGAGCCCTGA
- a CDS encoding cysteine hydrolase, producing the protein MTCLSAPLHLLAIDPQNDFCDLPTDWCPANPASGTRLAPSLPVAGAHADMQRLAAFVRRVASRLDAVTVTLDSHQRYDVAHPLFWTAREGGEVQPFTPITAAQVRDGTFLPRDAGALPRVLAYLDALEAQGRYTLMVWPVHCEIGSWGHGVHAEVLAACAQWQAVRGQAVHAVFKGMNPWTEHYSAIEAEVPDPQDPATALNVPLLKRLGAAECLVIAGEASSHCVRATTEHIVRHLPRLQPGWTPERVVLLTDCMSPVRGFESQHGAFLEAMRAQGVRLAASDDFAA; encoded by the coding sequence ATGACCTGCCTCTCCGCCCCGCTGCACCTGCTGGCCATCGATCCGCAGAACGATTTCTGCGACCTGCCCACTGACTGGTGTCCCGCCAATCCGGCCAGCGGCACGCGCCTGGCGCCTTCGCTGCCCGTGGCCGGCGCGCACGCCGACATGCAGCGGCTGGCCGCGTTCGTGCGGCGTGTCGCCAGCCGTCTGGATGCCGTGACCGTCACGCTGGATTCGCACCAGCGCTACGACGTGGCCCATCCGCTCTTCTGGACGGCGCGCGAAGGTGGGGAGGTGCAGCCCTTCACGCCGATCACCGCCGCGCAGGTGCGCGACGGCACCTTCCTGCCGCGCGATGCCGGAGCGTTGCCCCGCGTGCTGGCGTACCTGGACGCGCTGGAGGCCCAGGGCCGATACACCCTCATGGTGTGGCCTGTGCACTGCGAGATCGGAAGCTGGGGCCACGGCGTGCATGCCGAGGTACTGGCGGCCTGCGCACAGTGGCAGGCCGTGCGCGGACAGGCCGTGCACGCCGTGTTCAAGGGCATGAACCCCTGGACAGAACACTACAGCGCGATCGAGGCCGAGGTGCCCGACCCGCAGGACCCGGCGACCGCGCTCAATGTCCCGCTGCTGAAGCGCCTGGGCGCAGCGGAGTGCCTGGTGATCGCCGGTGAGGCCAGCAGCCACTGCGTGCGGGCCACCACCGAGCACATCGTGCGGCACCTGCCGCGCCTGCAGCCGGGCTGGACGCCGGAGCGCGTCGTGCTGCTGACCGACTGCATGAGCCCGGTGCGCGGCTTCGAAAGCCAGCATGGCGCCTTCCTTGAAGCGATGCGCGCACAGGGCGTGCGGCTCGCGGCTTCGGACGACTTCGCGGCTTGA
- a CDS encoding DUF1328 domain-containing protein yields MLKYAIIFAIISLIAGALGFSGVAAGAAGIAKILFFLFLVVAVIFIVLAVLGVGAARSVMK; encoded by the coding sequence ATGCTGAAGTACGCCATCATTTTCGCCATCATCTCCCTCATCGCCGGCGCGCTCGGCTTCAGCGGCGTGGCCGCGGGCGCGGCAGGCATCGCCAAGATCCTGTTCTTCCTGTTCCTCGTGGTCGCGGTCATCTTCATCGTGCTGGCCGTGCTCGGCGTGGGCGCGGCGCGCAGCGTGATGAAGTAA
- the metK gene encoding methionine adenosyltransferase, which produces MANDFLFTSESVSEGHPDKVADQISDAILDAIFREDPRSRVAAETLTNTGLVVLAGEITTNAHVDYIQVARDTIKRIGYDNTDYGIDYKGCAVLVAYDKQSNDIAQGVDHASDDHLNTGAGDQGLMFGYACDETPELMPAPIYYAHRLVERQAQLRKDGRLPFLRPDAKSQVTMRYVDGKPHSIDTVVLSTQHHPDQSETATRMKASFIEAVIEEIIKPVLPKEWLQDTKYLINPTGRFVIGGPQGDCGLTGRKIIVDTYGGACPHGGGAFSGKDPTKVDRSAAYAARYVAKNIVAAGLARQCQIQVSYAIGVARPINVTVYTEGTGVIPDEKIAALVQEHFDLRPKGIIQMLDLLRPIYEKTAAYGHFGREEPEFTWEKTDKAAALRAAAGM; this is translated from the coding sequence ATGGCGAACGACTTTCTCTTCACGTCGGAATCGGTGTCCGAAGGCCACCCCGACAAGGTGGCGGACCAGATCTCCGACGCCATCCTCGACGCGATCTTCCGCGAAGACCCCCGCAGCCGCGTGGCTGCCGAGACGCTGACCAACACCGGCCTCGTCGTGCTGGCCGGAGAGATCACCACCAACGCCCACGTGGACTACATCCAGGTGGCGCGCGACACCATCAAGCGCATCGGCTACGACAACACCGACTACGGCATCGATTACAAGGGTTGCGCGGTGCTGGTGGCCTACGACAAGCAGAGCAACGACATCGCCCAGGGCGTGGACCACGCCAGCGACGACCACCTGAACACCGGTGCCGGCGACCAGGGCCTGATGTTCGGCTACGCCTGCGACGAGACGCCCGAGCTGATGCCCGCGCCCATCTACTATGCGCACCGCCTCGTCGAGCGCCAGGCACAGTTGCGCAAGGACGGCCGCCTGCCCTTCCTGCGCCCCGACGCCAAAAGCCAGGTGACGATGCGCTACGTGGACGGCAAGCCCCACAGCATCGATACGGTGGTGCTCTCCACCCAGCACCATCCCGACCAGTCCGAGACAGCCACCAGGATGAAGGCCAGCTTCATCGAGGCGGTGATCGAGGAGATCATCAAGCCCGTGCTCCCCAAGGAGTGGCTGCAGGACACGAAGTACCTGATCAACCCCACGGGCCGCTTCGTCATCGGCGGCCCGCAAGGCGACTGTGGCCTCACGGGCCGCAAGATCATCGTGGACACCTACGGCGGCGCCTGCCCCCACGGCGGCGGCGCCTTCAGTGGCAAGGACCCGACGAAGGTGGACCGCTCGGCCGCCTACGCGGCGCGCTACGTGGCCAAGAACATCGTCGCCGCGGGCCTGGCGCGCCAGTGCCAGATCCAGGTGAGCTACGCCATCGGCGTGGCCCGCCCGATCAACGTCACCGTCTATACCGAAGGCACGGGCGTGATCCCCGACGAGAAGATCGCCGCGCTGGTGCAGGAGCATTTCGACCTGCGGCCCAAGGGCATCATCCAGATGCTGGACCTGCTGCGCCCGATCTACGAGAAGACGGCCGCCTACGGCCACTTCGGCCGCGAGGAGCCCGAGTTCACCTGGGAAAAGACGGACAAGGCCGCCGCACTGCGCGCAGCGGCCGGGATGTAA
- a CDS encoding lysophospholipid acyltransferase family protein, giving the protein MPTAFRFFARWPLAALHALGAVLGWIAFLASPTYRRRFLANASLAGYPFARVRGAVAHAGRMAAELPRLWLHPGAPPFRMEGESHVEQAWAAGRGIVFLTPHIGCFELSVQIAAQRWSSEHGPFTVLYRPARQAWLAELMRTARDRPGIRAVPTALSGVRQMIKALRRGEAVGLLPDQVPPEGQGLWSPFFGQPAYTMTLAARLVQQTGAAVILARCERLPRGRGYVLHFEPLAEPLSSSLETAVLQINQSMERTIRHSPDQYLWGYGRYKHPRAEASTPAAPGADA; this is encoded by the coding sequence ATGCCCACTGCGTTCCGCTTCTTCGCCCGATGGCCATTGGCTGCGCTCCACGCCCTGGGCGCCGTGCTGGGCTGGATCGCGTTCCTCGCGTCGCCCACCTACCGCCGCCGCTTCCTCGCCAACGCTTCCCTGGCCGGCTACCCGTTCGCGCGCGTGCGCGGCGCGGTGGCCCATGCGGGCCGCATGGCGGCCGAACTGCCGCGCCTGTGGCTGCATCCCGGGGCGCCGCCGTTCCGCATGGAGGGGGAGTCGCACGTGGAGCAGGCCTGGGCAGCCGGCCGGGGCATCGTCTTCCTCACGCCGCACATCGGCTGCTTCGAGCTGTCCGTGCAGATCGCGGCGCAGCGCTGGTCTTCCGAGCATGGTCCCTTCACCGTCCTCTACCGCCCCGCCCGGCAGGCCTGGCTCGCTGAACTCATGCGCACGGCGCGCGACCGGCCCGGCATCCGGGCGGTGCCCACGGCGCTCTCGGGCGTGCGGCAGATGATCAAGGCGCTGCGCCGCGGCGAGGCCGTGGGCCTGCTGCCCGACCAGGTGCCACCCGAGGGACAGGGCCTGTGGTCGCCGTTCTTCGGCCAGCCGGCCTATACGATGACGCTGGCCGCCCGCCTGGTGCAGCAGACCGGCGCCGCGGTGATCCTGGCACGCTGCGAGCGCCTGCCGCGTGGGCGGGGCTACGTGCTGCACTTCGAACCCCTGGCCGAGCCGCTGTCCTCTTCCCTCGAAACTGCCGTGCTGCAGATCAACCAATCCATGGAACGCACCATCCGACACTCTCCCGACCAATACCTCTGGGGCTACGGGCGCTACAAGCATCCGCGGGCCGAAGCCTCGACGCCAGCCGCGCCGGGAGCGGACGCATGA